A genomic segment from Diospyros lotus cultivar Yz01 chromosome 5, ASM1463336v1, whole genome shotgun sequence encodes:
- the LOC127802262 gene encoding agamous-like MADS-box protein AGL61: MEGRSEPSGSKSAPTAKTKDERRRQVKFRKRRSHIFKKSSELSTLCGANVAVIAFSPSNKAYSFGSPNVNAVIGPLLGESQRPETLTDRLTEARRNAAATEELNAELLGLQKRLEEEKRRGRALDQKRMARQRENWWEAPIEEMELEQLERLKVAMEEVQIGTLNQVAILTREKVVSNFEGGAPPSAGGPPLSAGGPPPSDSGPSSSSAV, from the coding sequence ATGGAAGGACGATCAGAGCCCAGTGGTTCCAAGAGTGCCCCCACGGCAAAGACCAAGGATGAGCGCAGACGTCAAGTCAAATTCCGCAAACGCCGCTCCCACATCTTCAAGAAGTCCAGCGAACTTTCTACTCTTTGCGGAGCCAATGTAGCGGTGATTGCGTTTTCTCCGTCGAACAAGGCGTATTCGTTCGGATCGCCGAATGTAAACGCCGTGATCGGCCCGCTGTTGGGTGAGAGCCAACGCCCGGAAACCCTTACGGACAGATTAACTGAGGCTCGCCGGAACGCCGCCGCGACGGAGGAGCTGAACGCGGAACTGCTCGGTCTGCAGAAGAGGCTGGAAGAAGAGAAGCGGCGCGGGCGGGCTCTCGATCAGAAGAGGATGGCCAGACAGAGAGAGAACTGGTGGGAGGCCCCCATCGAAGAGATGGAACTTGAGCAGTTGGAGCGGCTGAAGGTGGCGATGGAGGAAGTGCAAATTGGGACCCTCAATCAGGTGGCCATTTTGACGCGGGAGAAGGTCGTCAGTAATTTCGAAGGTGGTGCCCCTCCGTCCGCCGGTGGTCCTCCTCTGTCCGCAGGTGGTCCTCCTCCATCTGATTCAGGCCCGAGTTCGAGCTCCGCCGTTTGA
- the LOC127802263 gene encoding agamous-like MADS-box protein AGL62 translates to MAKEKMQRDINLPLIFSRRRASLFKKANELSILCGAKVAVIAFSPTNKAYSFGAPNLDAVIGVFMGQDWRVEPEADQVKESGESGVVREMDSRMSYFKARLEEERRRGHALDQMRAANRRERWWDAPIEEMNMEQLALLQASLEELKKLSLEEKDRLEDDEAASSLCILAQQDLPPPPPFHLGSSSSGSGSGGPTPFTAAGPGSSGYPGASSSAGPIGRPGFRRGNRA, encoded by the coding sequence ATGGCAAAGGAAAAGATGCAGAGAGACATCAACCTGCCGCTCATCTTCTCCAGGCGCCGAGCCAGCCTCTTCAAGAAGGCCAACGAGCTTTCAATTCTCTGCGGGGCCAAGGTGGCGGTGATCGCGTTCTCGCCGACCAACAAGGCGTATTCATTCGGTGCCCCAAATCTAGACGCCGTCATCGGGGTCTTCATGGGCCAAGACTGGCGAGTCGAACCCGAGGCCGACCAAGTTAAGGAGTCTGGCGAGAGCGGGGTCGTGAGGGAGATGGACTCGCGGATGAGCTATTTTAAGGCAAGGCTGGAGGAGGAGAGGCGGCGCGGCCACGCTCTTGACCAGATGAGGGCGGCGAATCGGAGGGAGCGCTGGTGGGACGCGCCGATCGAGGAGATGAACATGGAACAGTTGGCCCTGCTCCAGGCCTCCCTGGAGGAGCTGAAGAAACTGTCGTTGGAGGAGAAGGATAGGCTCGAGGACGATGAAGCAGCTAGTAGTTTATGCATTCTGGCACAGCAGGACCTCCCTCCGCCGCCGCCATTTCACCTTGGGTCTAGTTCTTCTGGCAGCGGAAGTGGTGGTCCTACGCCGTTTACGGCGGCGGGACCTGGCTCTTCTGGATATCCTGGGGCTTCCAGTTCTGCTGGTCCAATCGGACGCCCTGGATTTCGTCGTGGCAATCGTGCTTAG